The proteins below come from a single Dermatophagoides farinae isolate YC_2012a chromosome 7, ASM2471394v1, whole genome shotgun sequence genomic window:
- the LOC124497100 gene encoding uncharacterized protein LOC124497100, with protein sequence MSKQSILSIWTTILAVCLIFSMFQPIESNPSLIFKSGGKKGDSTIMFPNHSKCGMPTILKTSGKRKGKNLFILGHDEKCKEEYKPYFYPVHQEEKYHHEEHVSVMPVHSGYSHGSSYGGGGGGGYQSYGGSHNSYGSGGGGGGHDSYSGGGGGSHSMSYSDVDPYQAYGSYHYPVYNQYNGYHHPYGYY encoded by the exons atgtcaaaacaatcgattctATCGATTTGGACGACAATTTTAGCcgtttgtttaattttttcaatgtttcaaccaatagaatcgaatccaagtttaatttttaaatctgGTGGTAAAAAAGGTGATTCAAc AATCATGTTTCCGAATCATAGTAAATGTGGTATGCCAACCATATTGAAAACAAGTGGAAAAAGAAAGGGAAAAAATCT aTTCATATTAGgacatgatgaaaaatgtaaaGAAGAATATAAACCATATTTTTATCCAGTAcatcaagaagaaaaatatcatcatgaagAACATGTATCAGTAATGCCTGTTCATAGTGGTTATAGTCATGGATCAtcatatggtggtggtggtggtggtggatatCAATCTTATGGTGGAAGCCATAACTCCTATggcagtggtggtggtggtggtggacatGATTCTTacagtggtggtggcggtggaaGCCATTCTATGAGCTATTCAGATGTTGATCCATATCAAGCATATGGATCATATCATTATCCAgtttataatcaatataatggttatcatcatccatatggttattattaa
- the LOC124497076 gene encoding collagenase-like yields the protein MSNMMKISFVTFILFMLIGTLLIVIGRQQQQQHIVNEPMKNDSESNDTKIHRVRRVVGGEPTPIESFPWTVIVINKGRCGGVLIDTQWVLTAGHCIVDINPVVYFGLDHLSMATILNKRNVIEIYKPARNLFTTADLALLKLSFPVEITSRSHPIRMNRDRRTTIMGYEARMAGFGRNIQRNQRLLAGYFDLQPVFMFSSRDIIGARSQSHSPCYGDSGSGLIIEHNVIPYLVGITSSILAASCEPNHVALFTDVSFYYNWIIKKIGNDPGQRQQQQQQQQQRQNDDIFNDIPNDNENYDNHDDVKNFIRPPSPSPPPPPSLPMDRSQDCWPNIFIPWIKYKIMLCNSWLRFVVHHDNHDEQQNLLFS from the coding sequence ATGTCGAACATGATGAAGATTTCGTTCGttacatttattttgtttatgttgatTGGAACATTATTGATCGTCATTGgtagacaacaacaacaacaacacataGTAAATGaaccaatgaaaaatgattctgAATCTAATGATACAAAAATTCATCGTGTACGTCGTGTGGTTGGTGGTGAACCAACACCGATCGAATCATTTCCATGGACAGTTATTGTTATCAACAAAGGTCGCTGTGGTGGAGTTTTAATCGATACACAATGGGTATTGACAGCCGGTCATTGTATTGTCGATATAAATCCAGTTGTATATTTTGGTCTTGATCATCTTTCAATGGCAACAATATTAAATAAACGAAATGTCATTGAAATCTATAAACCAGCTCGAAATTTATTTACAACAGCCGATTTAGcattattaaaattatcatttcctGTGGAGATAACATCACGTTCACATCCGATACGAATGAATCGAGACCGGCGGACAACAATAATGGGATATGAAGCAAGAATGGCTGGATTTGGCCGTAATATTCAACGAAATCAACGTCTACTAGCCGGATATTTTGATCTACAACCAGTATTTATGTTTTCATCTCGTGATATTATTGGTGCAAGATCACAATCACATTCACCATGTTATGGTGATTCTGGAAGTGGATTAATAATTGAACATAATGTTATACCGTATTTAGTGGGCATAACCAGTTCAATATTAGCAGCCAGTTGTGAACCAAATCATGTTGCATTATTTACAgatgtttcattttattataattggATTATCAAAAAGATTGGTAATGATCCTGGACAAcgacagcagcagcagcaacaacaacaacaacgtcaaaacgatgatatttttaatgatattccgaatgataatgaaaattatgataatcatgatgatgtaaagaattttattcgaccaccatcaccatcaccaccaccaccaccatcactaCCAATGGATAGATCACAAGATTGTTGGccaaatatattcattccATGGATCAAATACAAGATAATGTTATGTAATTCATGGTTAcgatttgttgttcatcatgataatcatgatgaacaacaaaatctaTTATTTtcttaa